The proteins below come from a single Anguilla rostrata isolate EN2019 chromosome 3, ASM1855537v3, whole genome shotgun sequence genomic window:
- the asb1 gene encoding ankyrin repeat and SOCS box protein 1 isoform X1 translates to MADGGDDGDVDEPPNIGYPLVTISELPGSTAAGRNLKEWLQEQFSDNPLEPCEDMRLHNAAYVGDLDTLKSLLQEDTFKDRINEKSVWCCGWLPCTPLRIAATAGHGDCVGYLIQQGAEVDLVDVKGQTALYVAVVNGHLDCVRILLEAGANPNGSRHHRSTPVYHAARVGRVDILRELIRFNADVNVDHQLMPSPLFGARTLTSLVVCPLYISAAYHHLQCFRLLLQAGANPDYNYTGPVSSEALGRGLASCLLDAVLKHGCEPAFVSLLIGHGAKPALVLWEVPDPDAAGRMRVNPEALLIYQEARRNPQRLSHLCRITIRRALGKQRLAHIPSLPLPDAIKLFLLHESC, encoded by the exons ATGGCTGACGGCGGAGATGATGGAGACGTGGATGAGCCGCCCAATATAGGTTATCCCTTGGTCACCATCTCAGAGCTTCCCGGCAGCACAGCCGCAG GTCGCAATCTGAAAGAATGGCTGCAGGAGCAGTTCAGCGATAATCCGCTGGAACCATGTGAGGATATGCGTCTCCACAACGCTGCTTACGTGGGAGACCTGGACACCCTCAAATCCCTCCTGCAGGAGGACACTTTCAAAGA TCGGATCAATGAGAAATCGGTGTGGTGCTGCGGCTGGCTGCCCTGCACCCCTCTGCGCATCGCGGCCACCGCCGGGCACGGGGACTGCGTGGGCTACCTgatccagcagggggcggaggTGGACCTGGTGGACGTGAAGGGACAGACTGCGCTTTACGTGGCCGTGGTCAACGGGCACCTGGACTGCGTCAGGATCCTGCTGGAGGCCGGCGCTAACCCCAACGGCAGCCGGCACCACCGCAGCACGCCGGTGTACCACGCAGCCCGGGTGGGCAGGGTGGACATCCTGCGTGAGCTCATCAG GTTCAACGCTGATGTGAATGTGGACCACCAGCTGATGCCCAGCCCCCTGTTTGGTGCCCGCACCCTCACCTCCCTGGTGGTGTGCCCGCTCTACATCAGCGCCGCCTACCACCACCTGCAGTGCTTCCGGCTGCTCCTGCAGGCGGGCGCCAACCCCGATTACAACTACACGGGCCCCGTGAGCAGCGAGGCCCTGGGCAGGGGCCTGGCCTCCTGCCTGCTGGACGCCGTGCTGAAGCACGGGTGCGAGCCGGCCTTCGTCAGCCTGCTGATCGGGCACGGGGCCAAGCCCGCCCTGGTGCTCTGGGAGGTGCCGGACCCCGACGCCGCGGGCAGGATGAGGGTCAATCCGGAGGCCCTGCTCATCTACCAAGAGGCCAGAA ggaATCCCCAGAGACTGAGCCACCTGTGTCGCATCACCATCCGGAGAGCCCTGGGGAAACAGCGCCTGGCACAcatcccctctctcccactgcccGATGCCATCAAACTCTTCCTGCTACACGAGAGCTGCTGA
- the asb1 gene encoding ankyrin repeat and SOCS box protein 1 isoform X2 gives MRLHNAAYVGDLDTLKSLLQEDTFKDRINEKSVWCCGWLPCTPLRIAATAGHGDCVGYLIQQGAEVDLVDVKGQTALYVAVVNGHLDCVRILLEAGANPNGSRHHRSTPVYHAARVGRVDILRELIRFNADVNVDHQLMPSPLFGARTLTSLVVCPLYISAAYHHLQCFRLLLQAGANPDYNYTGPVSSEALGRGLASCLLDAVLKHGCEPAFVSLLIGHGAKPALVLWEVPDPDAAGRMRVNPEALLIYQEARRNPQRLSHLCRITIRRALGKQRLAHIPSLPLPDAIKLFLLHESC, from the exons ATGCGTCTCCACAACGCTGCTTACGTGGGAGACCTGGACACCCTCAAATCCCTCCTGCAGGAGGACACTTTCAAAGA TCGGATCAATGAGAAATCGGTGTGGTGCTGCGGCTGGCTGCCCTGCACCCCTCTGCGCATCGCGGCCACCGCCGGGCACGGGGACTGCGTGGGCTACCTgatccagcagggggcggaggTGGACCTGGTGGACGTGAAGGGACAGACTGCGCTTTACGTGGCCGTGGTCAACGGGCACCTGGACTGCGTCAGGATCCTGCTGGAGGCCGGCGCTAACCCCAACGGCAGCCGGCACCACCGCAGCACGCCGGTGTACCACGCAGCCCGGGTGGGCAGGGTGGACATCCTGCGTGAGCTCATCAG GTTCAACGCTGATGTGAATGTGGACCACCAGCTGATGCCCAGCCCCCTGTTTGGTGCCCGCACCCTCACCTCCCTGGTGGTGTGCCCGCTCTACATCAGCGCCGCCTACCACCACCTGCAGTGCTTCCGGCTGCTCCTGCAGGCGGGCGCCAACCCCGATTACAACTACACGGGCCCCGTGAGCAGCGAGGCCCTGGGCAGGGGCCTGGCCTCCTGCCTGCTGGACGCCGTGCTGAAGCACGGGTGCGAGCCGGCCTTCGTCAGCCTGCTGATCGGGCACGGGGCCAAGCCCGCCCTGGTGCTCTGGGAGGTGCCGGACCCCGACGCCGCGGGCAGGATGAGGGTCAATCCGGAGGCCCTGCTCATCTACCAAGAGGCCAGAA ggaATCCCCAGAGACTGAGCCACCTGTGTCGCATCACCATCCGGAGAGCCCTGGGGAAACAGCGCCTGGCACAcatcccctctctcccactgcccGATGCCATCAAACTCTTCCTGCTACACGAGAGCTGCTGA